Sequence from the Microbacterium sp. AZCO genome:
AAGCCGGGCGCCTCCGGCATCGGCACGCCGACGGTGCTCCTGAACGGCGAGTTCGTGACCCTCTCGGGCGACCCGCAGGCCGACATCGTCGACAATCTGCAGTAGCCGCTTTCTCGCGAACCCACACTCCGCTCTCGAGCCCACACGCCGCGTCCGCACGCGGAGTGTGGGCTCGGCGAGCGAGTGTGGGTTCGCGCTTTGCTCGGTGGGTGCGACCTCTCCTGCACAGGAGGGGCAGCGGCTCGGCGATTGCACCACCATGCGCTGAGCGCGGCAGACAGAGGCGAGGCGCGGCCAGCATCGGGGGATGAAGGTAGGAGAGGTGAGGACGCAGCTGCGGCCGCGCGCCGAGCTCGTCCGCGACGGGCTCACCAGTCGTCAGATCACGCGCGCGATCTCGTCGGGCAGACTGCGCCGCGTCGATCACGGCTGGTACGTCGAGCAGAGGGAATGGGATGCCGCATTCTCGGAGGGGCGTCATCTCTTTCGAGTCGTCGCGGCGCACGAACGGCAACGCGATACGGATGCCGTCTTCATACTCGTCTCAGCGGCCGTGATGCACGAGCTGCCGCTGTATCTCCTCGAGCCACGGCGCGTGCACATCGGTGGCTCGCATACGAACGGGCGCGTGCAGAAGAACGCCCCGACGCTCGCACGTCACGAAGTGGCCGTGCACGAAGACGACGTGGTGGTGATCGATGGCATCCGCTGCACGGGTCTGGCCCGGACGGTCGCCGATCTCATCCGCAGCGCCTCCATCGAGGCAGGCCTCGCGGCGATGGATGCTGCGCTCCGGCGGATCGCGTGGAACGAGAATCGGCACTCCTACGACATCGACGCTGCTGAGGCCTTCCGCTCCGACGTTGCGGCGCGGCTTCCTCGGGGCGGACGCGGCGTGCGCCTCGCACGTCGAGTCTGTGAACTGGGTGACGGGCGAGCCCAGCTTCCCGGCGAGAGCGTCAGCCGCCTGCGCCTGCTCGCGATCGGCTTCGCCTCGCCGCAGCTGCAGGTCCCCGTGCCGGCGCCTCACGGAGGCGACTACTACGTGGACTTCGGCTTGGACGATGCGAACGCGTGGGGAGAGTTCGATGGCGCGGGCAAGTACGTCGATCCCGAGCTTCGCGGAGCGGGCGTCGACATCGAGGACACCGTCCTCGCCGAGAAGATGCGGGAGGACTGGATACGGGGCACGACCCAGCGCCCGGTCGTGCGCTGGGGGAGTGCGCACATTCGCACGGCCGGCGCCCTCGCCGAGCGCCTCGCGAGCTTTCACGTCTTCCCCGGGCCGCGCGGTCTGGCCGTTGGCTTCTCGAACCCACACTCCAGTCCCGAGCCCACATCAAGCGTGCGTCCGTAGGCTGTGGGATCGACCAGCGAGTGTGGGTTCGGGCGCAGGTGACGCGGTGGGCGCGGCGGCGCCAGGTTGCCGAGGCATCCAATATCACGTATGCTTGATCTTTGGTGCGTTGCGCCCTTGTTGGCGTGTCTCGGCACCGAAACCCCATCCACCGCAGATCGATCGGTCTGCAATACAGCGATAGCGAGCGTATGGCGAAGAAAGACGGCGTCATCGAGATCGAAGGCGTGATCACCGAGGCGCTGCCCAATGCGATGTTCCGCGTGGAACTGAGCAACGGGCACAAGGTCCTCGCCACGATCTCAGGCAAGATGCGGCAGAACTACATCCGCATCATCCCGGAAGACCGCGTGGTCGTGGAGCTCAGCCCCTACGACCTCACCCGCGGGCGCATCGTCTACCGCTACCGCTAGACCGGTCGAGAAGTAACACCCCGCACGGGTCCGGAAGGACGCGTGCGCCCGGTGAAGACAGCGAAACAGGAAATCATGAAGGTCAACCCCTCCGTCAAGCCCATCTGCGACCACTGCAAGGTCATCCGCCGCCACGGCCGCGTCATGGTGATCTGCAAGAGCAACCCGCGTCACAAGCAGCGCCAGGGCTGAGCTCGCCGAAGCCTGACATCGACGGGATGCCGCGGCATCCCGTCGCCTCAGAACTCACAACTCAATACGAATAGGCAGGATCAGATCCTCGCCTTCGACCCCTCGACAAGCTCGGGGACCGAAGGCGAGGGGACACCTCGGGGCGGAGGCCCGGGCACCGATCCTGCTCCACACCTCCACCTACTCCCAGGAGAACCGCATGGCACGTCTTGCCGGCGTTGACATCCCGCGCGACAAGCGCGTGGTGATCGCCCTCACGTACATCTACGGCGTGGGCCGTACCCGCTCGAACGAGATCCTCAAGGCGACGGAGATCGACGAGAACATCCGCGTCAAGGACCTCAGCGACGACCAGCTCGTCGCGCTCCGCGACTACATCGAAGGCAACTACAAGGTCGAGGGTGATCTCCGCCGCGAGGTCGCCGCCGACATCCGCCGCAAGGTCGAGATCGGCTCCTACGAGGGCCTGCGTCACCGCCGCGGCCTCCCGGTGCGCGGTCAGCGCACGAAGACGAACGCGCGTACCCGCAAGGGCCCGAAGCGCACCGTCGCCGGCAAGAAGAAGGCGCGCTAAGGCGCGGCCCCCAGGGTTTAGGAGAGCAAAGCAATGGCACAGGCCAAGACCGCTGCGCGCAAGCCGCGCCGCAAGGAGAAGAAGAACATCGCGCTGGGCCAGGCCCACATCAAGTCGACGTTCAACAACACGATCGTCTCGATCACCGACCCCTCGGGCGCTGTCATCAGCTGGGCCTCGTCGGGTGGCGTGGGCTTCAAGGGCTCGCGCAAGTCGACGCCGTACGCGGCCGGCATGGCCGCGGAGTCCGCTGCCCGCCAGGCGCAGGAGCACGGCGTCAAGAAGGTCGACGTCTTCGTGAAGGGCCCGGGCTCGGGTCGCGAGACCGCGATCCGCTCGCTGCAGGCCGCCGGCCTCGAGGTCGGCTCGATCCAGGACGTGACGCCGCAGGCCCACAACGGCTGCCGTCCGCCGAAGCGCCGCCGCGTCTGACATCTCCGGCCCTTCGACAGGCTCAGGGACCGCTTCCCGAGCCTGTCGAAGGGCTAGCGCACGTTTCCGGATGCCTGATCGCCGAGCTTGTCGAAGCGCGAGGCATCCCCTGACAAAAACTCAACACTCCACTCACCGCACGTGTCATATAGCGGGCACGTGATCGAAAGGAACACATAGTGCTCATCGCACAGCGTCCCACCCTGACCGAGGAGAAGATCGGGGAGTTCCGCAGCCGTTTCGTCATCGAGCCGCTGGAGCCCGGCTTCGGCTACACGATCGGCAACGCGCTGCGTCGCAGCCTCCTCTCGTCGATCCCCGGTGCGGCCGTCACGTCGATCCGCATCGACGGCGTCCTCCACGAGTTCAGCACCATTCCCGGTGTCAAGGAGGATGTCACCGAGATCATCCTCAACATCAAGCAGCTCGTCGTCTCGTCGGAGCGTGACGAGCCCATCACGGCCTACCTTCGCAAGACGGGTGCCGGCGAGGTCACGGCGGCCGACATCTCCGCCCCCGCGGGCGTCGAGGTGCACAACCCCGACCTCGTCATCGCGACGCTGAACGACACCGCCAAGTTCGAGCTCGAGCTCACCATCGAGCGCGGCCGCGGCTACGTCTCGGCGACGCAGAACCGCAACGAGTACGCCGAGGCCGGGCAGATCCCGGTCGACTCGATCTACTCGCCCGTGCTGAAGGTCTCGTACCGCGTCGACGCGACGCGTGCCGGCGAGCGCACCGACTTCGACAAGCTCGTCCTGGACGTCGAGTCGAAGCCCTCGATCGCCCCCCGCGACGCCGTCGCCTCGGCCGGTCGCACCCTCACGGAGCTCTTCGGCCTCGCCCGCGAGCTCAACGTCGAGGCCGAGGGCATCGAGATCGGCCCCGCGCCGGTCGAGACTGTCCTGTCGAACGAGCTCTCGATGCCCATCGAGGACCTCGACCTGTCGGTCCGCTCGTACAACTGCCTCAAGCGCGAGGGCATCAACACGGTGTCCGAGCTCGTCGCCCTCTCGGAGACGCAGCTCATGAACATCCGCAACTTCGGTCAGAAGTCGGTCGACGAGGTCCGCGACAAGCTCGTCTCGCTCGGCCTGTCGCTCAAGGACTCGGTTCCCGGGTTCGACGGCGCGCACTTCTACGGCGGCTACGACGACGAGACCATCTGATCGGATGCCGATGACCCGGCGGTGACGCCGGGTCGACGCATCCACCAGACCGACTTTTCACACTGGAGTAACTGATATGCCCAAGCCCACGAAGGGTCCCCGCCTCGGAGGCGGCCCCGCCCACGAGCGCCTGCTGCTTGCGAACCTCGCCGCGGCCCTCTTCACGCACAAGTCGATCCAGACGACCGAGACCAAGGCCAAGCGCCTGCGTCCGCTCGCCGAGCGCCTCATCACGTTCGCGAAGCGCGGCGACCTGCACGCGCGCCGTCGTGTGCTGTCGGTCATCGGTGACAAGGAAGTCGTGCACGTCCTCTTCACCGAGATCGCGCCGCTCGTCGCCGACCGTGAGGGCGGCTACACGCGCATCACCAAGATCGGCAACCGCAAGGGCGACAACGCCCCCATGGCCGTCATCGAGCTCGTCCTCGAGCCCGTGACGCCGAAGGCGAAGTCGGCCAAGAAGTCGGCTCCGGCCGTCGTTCCGGCCGCCGCTGCTGCCGACGAGGCCGCTGAGGACGAGGCCACCGAGGCCGTCGCCGAGAACGACGAGTCGGCGGACGCCGCCGACGAGGTCGCCTCCGACAACGACGCCGCCGAGGGTGGCGCGGAGTCGCAGGAG
This genomic interval carries:
- the infA gene encoding translation initiation factor IF-1; amino-acid sequence: MAKKDGVIEIEGVITEALPNAMFRVELSNGHKVLATISGKMRQNYIRIIPEDRVVVELSPYDLTRGRIVYRYR
- the rpmJ gene encoding 50S ribosomal protein L36 translates to MKVNPSVKPICDHCKVIRRHGRVMVICKSNPRHKQRQG
- the rpsM gene encoding 30S ribosomal protein S13; translated protein: MARLAGVDIPRDKRVVIALTYIYGVGRTRSNEILKATEIDENIRVKDLSDDQLVALRDYIEGNYKVEGDLRREVAADIRRKVEIGSYEGLRHRRGLPVRGQRTKTNARTRKGPKRTVAGKKKAR
- the rpsK gene encoding 30S ribosomal protein S11 codes for the protein MAQAKTAARKPRRKEKKNIALGQAHIKSTFNNTIVSITDPSGAVISWASSGGVGFKGSRKSTPYAAGMAAESAARQAQEHGVKKVDVFVKGPGSGRETAIRSLQAAGLEVGSIQDVTPQAHNGCRPPKRRRV
- a CDS encoding DNA-directed RNA polymerase subunit alpha; this translates as MLIAQRPTLTEEKIGEFRSRFVIEPLEPGFGYTIGNALRRSLLSSIPGAAVTSIRIDGVLHEFSTIPGVKEDVTEIILNIKQLVVSSERDEPITAYLRKTGAGEVTAADISAPAGVEVHNPDLVIATLNDTAKFELELTIERGRGYVSATQNRNEYAEAGQIPVDSIYSPVLKVSYRVDATRAGERTDFDKLVLDVESKPSIAPRDAVASAGRTLTELFGLARELNVEAEGIEIGPAPVETVLSNELSMPIEDLDLSVRSYNCLKREGINTVSELVALSETQLMNIRNFGQKSVDEVRDKLVSLGLSLKDSVPGFDGAHFYGGYDDETI
- the rplQ gene encoding 50S ribosomal protein L17; the protein is MPKPTKGPRLGGGPAHERLLLANLAAALFTHKSIQTTETKAKRLRPLAERLITFAKRGDLHARRRVLSVIGDKEVVHVLFTEIAPLVADREGGYTRITKIGNRKGDNAPMAVIELVLEPVTPKAKSAKKSAPAVVPAAAAADEAAEDEATEAVAENDESADAADEVASDNDAAEGGAESQEEGAAAEAAAEDAVVEDDKKSE